Proteins from a genomic interval of Toxotes jaculatrix isolate fToxJac2 chromosome 5, fToxJac2.pri, whole genome shotgun sequence:
- the bbs2 gene encoding Bardet-Biedl syndrome 2 protein homolog — MLVPIFTLKLNHKINPRMVTIGKFDGVHPCLTAATQAGKVFIHNPHGRGQRPMAHRLSQSTQDSDISLLNINQAVTCLTAGKLGPNTTGDTLLVGSQTNLLAYDVHDNADIFYRDVTDGANAIVLGKLGDIASPLAIIGGNCALQGFDYEGNDHFWTVTGDNVRSLVLCDFTGDGKNELLVGSEDFDIRVFKEDELVSEMTENETVTSLCHMHDSRFGYALANGTVGVYDRTARYWRIKSKNHAMSIHAFDLNADGVVELITGWSNGKIDARSDRTGEVIFKDNLSSSVAGVVEGDYRLDGQKQLICTSIEGEVRGYLPASKDLKGNLMDSSAEQDLVRELSQRRQNLLLELRNYEENAKGVSETNSGMGVIPANTQLQTALSVRPATEAQKAHVELSISTPNETIIRAVLIFAEGIFEGESHVVHPSAHNLSGCIRVPIVPPKDIPVDLHIKAFVGGKTSTQFHVFEITRQLPRFSMYDINFDSSAAQPTGRVTFSINDRPQRVVMWLNQNFLLPEGVESPDVTLNSLRGGGLLSISMASNGQITLRSDDIDLAGDLVQSLASFLAIEDLSAEADFPGYFEELRTTLTEVDEFHSVHQKLTAAMADHSNYIRNMLVQAEDARLMGDMTTMKKRYRELYDLNRDLINEYKIRSNNHNALLACLKSVNQAIQRAGRLRVGKPKNQVISACRDAIKSNNVNSLFRIMRAGTASS; from the exons ATGTTGGTCCCTATATTCACTCTGAAACTGAACCACAAGATTAACCCTCGCATGGTGACCATTGGGAAGTTTGATGGAGTCCACCCATGCCTTACTGCAGCCACACAGGCTGGAAAG GTTTTTATCCACAACCCTCATGGTCGTGGTCAAAGACCCATGGCCCACCGACTGAGCCAGAGCACCCAAGACTCTGACATCTCACTGCTCAACATCAACCAGGCAGTCACTTGTCTCACAGCAGGAAAGCTGGGACCAAACACCACTGGGGACACATTGTTAGTGGGATCCCAAACCAACCTACTGGCCTATGATGTCCACGACAATGCTGATATATTCTACAGAGAC GTGACCGATGGGGCCAATGCTATCGTGTTGGGGAAACTTGGGGACATTGCTTCTCCTCTTGCCATCATTGGAGGGAATTGTGCCTTGCAAGGCTTTGACTATGAGGGCAATGACCACTTCTGGACA GTAACTGGAGATAATGTCAGATCTCTAGTGCTCTGTGACTTCACTGGGGATGGGAAAAATGAG CTCCTGGTAGGATCTGAGGACTTTGACATCAGGGTGTTCAAAGAGGATGAGCTTGTGTCTGAGATGACTGAAAATGAG ACAGTCACGTCATTGTGCCATATGCATGACAGCAGATTTGGCTATGCCTTGGCAAATGGCACTGTAGGAGTCTACGACCGCACTGCCCGCTACTGGAGGATCAAG TCAAAGAATCATGCAATGAGCATCCATGCCTTTGACCTGAATGCTGATGGGGTTGTGGAGCTTATCACTGGATGGTCCAATGGAAAG attgATGCTCGCAGCGATCGCACAGGCGAGGTCATTTTCAAAGACaacctttcctcctctgtggcaGGAGTGGTGGAGGGAGACTACAGGTTGGATGGACAGAAACAGCTCATCTGCACCTCCATTGAGGGAGAGG TCCGTGGTTACCTGCCAGCCAGTAAGGACCTAAAGGGCAATCTCATGGACTCTAGTGCTGAACAGGACCTCGTTAGAGAGCTCAGCCAACGCAGACAGAATCTGCTTCTTGAGCTACGGAACTATGAGGAGAATGCCAAG GGTGTGTCAGAGACAAACAGTGGGATGGGTGTAATACCAGCCAACACTCAGCTCCAGACAGCGCTGTCAGTGAGACCTGCTACAGAGGCCCAGAAGGCTCATGTAGAGCTCAGCATTTCAACACCAAATG AAACAATTATCCGCGCAGTGCTCATCTTTGCAGAGGGAATATTTGAGGGTGAGAGCCACGTTGTCCACCCCAGTGCCCACAACCTGTCAGGCTGTATCCGAGTCCCCATCGTCCCTCCAAAAGATATACCAGTGGATCTGCACATTAAAGCTTTTGTTGGAGGGAAAACTAG CACACAGTTCCATGTGTTTGAAATCACTCGTCAGCTGCCTCGTTTCTCCATGTATGATATCAATTTTGACTCCTCAGCTGCCCAGCCCACTGGAAGGGTCACATTCAGCATCAATGACCGACCACAGAGG GTGGTGATGTGGCTGAATCAGAACTTCCTGCTTCCAGAGGGAGTAGAGAGTCCTGATGTCACATTGAATTCACTAAGAGGAGGGGGACTGTTGTCCATCAGCATGGCCAGCAATGgacag ATCACTCTGAGAAGTGATGACATTGACCTGGCAGGAGATCTGGTCCAATCACTGGCCTCCTTCCTGGCGATAGAGGACCTGTCAGCAGAGGCAGACTTCCCTGGGTACTTTGAGGAGCTACGCACTACACTGACTGAG GTGGATGAGTTCCACTCTGTCCATCAGAAGTTAACTGCAGCTATGGCCGACCACTCCAACTACATCAGGAACATGCTGGTGCAAGCAGAGGACGCTCGGCTTATGGGTGACAT GACAACTATGAAGAAGCGTTACAGGGAGCTGTATGATCTAAACAGGGATCTTATCAACGAGTATAAGATTCGCTCTAACAACCACAATGCCCTGCTGGCCTGCCTCAAGTCTGTCAACCAGGCCATACAGCGGGCTGGTAGACTCCGAG TGGGTAAGCCCAAGAACCAAGTGATCTCTGCCTGTCGAGATGCCATCAAAAGCAATAACGTCAACTCACTCTTCAGGATCATGAGAGCTGGCACTGCATCCTCCTGA